The window AGCCGCCCCGTCGCAGGTCGGCGTGGTCTTGGCAGCGCCAGGGCCGGGTCATCCCCGATCCGACGCGAGCGCCGGCCGCGGTCGGAGTTGATCAGCAGCCTGCGTCATGTTGCCGGATATACCAAGTAGCCTCGCGATAAGCCTCAAAGTGCTGTTCAGTGACGTTTTCTCAGCGAAATGATCTACACGAAGCGGCATGAACCACTCCATGCATGAGCAGGCCGGACGGGCCGGGCCCGGCTGCGGGCAGACGTAAAGCCCCTGGTAGGACAGGTCTCACCACAAGATCATGTCCGTAACCACCAGAGGCTTCACGTTGGTCACCTATGTTGCCACGCTCGACGTCCCGCGCCACGTCGTGGACCACCTCTCGCGTCTACTGGCCGCGCACCGGCGGCGAATTGGTACTCCGCGCGGCAGCCGGGCGCTCGGCCCGTTCCGCCAGGCCGTGCTGGTGCTGCGCTGGTTCCGCGAGCGCGGATGCGTCCACTGCCTGGCCCGCGATGCCGGCATCTCCCAGGCCACCGGCTACCGCTACCTGCACGAAGGCATCGGCGTCCTCGCCGATCAGGCCCCCGACCTGCACGAGGTCCTGGACCGCTGCCGACGCGAGGGCATGACCCACGTGATCCTCGACGGCACGCTCATCGAAACGGACCGCCTCGCCGGTGTCCGCGACAACGGCAACGACCTGTGGTTCAGCCAGAAACACAAGGCATTCGGCGGGAACGTACAGTTCCTGTCCGCCCCGGACGGCACCCCGCTGTGGGTCTCCGACGTCGAGCCCGGCTCCACCCCCGATATCACCGCTGCCCGTATCCACGCGCTCCCCGCGCTGTACAAGGCGGCGGCCGACGGCCTGCCCACCCTGGCCGACAAGGGCTACATCGGCGCCGGGATCGGCGTCCGCGTTCCGGTCCGCCGCCCGAAGGGCCAGTCAGAGCAGGCCCTGCACACCGACACGCGAACCACGAACAGCCTGATCAGAGGCATCCGAGCTCTCGGCGAACGCGCCGCAGCCGAGCTCAAACAGCGCTGGCGCACCCTGCAGTACATCACCCTCAGCCCAAGCAAGATCGGCGACATAGCCCGCGCCGCCCTCGCCCTCAACAGAATCTGGAAATGACCACCGGTGAGAAAACTTCAGTGACATGATGAGTAATGAATTCCGCATCATGCCGATCGTCCAACCGGACGACACCTGAACCTCTTCCTGCCTGCCAGTACGGGAAGGCGGTGAGCACATGAGCGACACCGAGCAGGAACCCACTGCGGCCGAAGGGACAGAGGCGGAGACCACCCCCGAGGAGTCACCGGCCACGACTGAGGCCAGCCCTGCGGAGGGCGAAGAGCCGACCCCCGAGGCGGCTGAGACGGGAGCAGAAGAACCTGCCCCCACCGCAGCCGAGGAGACCGAGGCTGAAGAACCCGCCACAGAGGAGTAGGAGAATGGCTGTGCGCGACGACCGTCGCGCACAGCCACGACAGCAGTCCCTGGGCGTTCCTTGAGCGGGCCCGCTGGTCCAACTCGCTGCCCGCACGGACCGCCCGCGCACCCCGCCGCGCGAGGGGCGCGTCCCTATGCCTGCAGCAGCGTCGGTGCCACCGCGGACGGGGCCACCCACCAAAAGCGGGCCACCATCTGCCATTGGGACGATTCCTGATCGCTGTGCGTGTCGTGCGCGATGCCGGGGCGAGGGTCCCCACACCTTGAGGACGGACCTCGTGCAACACCGCACAGGCTGCCACCGCCGTCGGCCCGCGGCGTGTATCGAATGCCCGGAGGATCCATGGACATGCCGTACATCAACGAGTGCGCGGTGGAAGCGTGCTCCTACAACGTCGGCAGCGCGTGCCACGCACTGGCCATCACCATCGGAGATCCCCCGCACGCCCAGTGCGACACGTACTTCATCACCTCCTTCAAAGGCGGTGATCCGGCCGGAACCGGGCAGGTGGGTGCTTGCAAGATGACCGACTGCCGGCACAACATCCGGCTCGAATGCCAGGCGCCGGGCATCACCGTCGGCTCCGTCCGGAGGGTAGCCGACTGCCTGACCTACAGCCCGCGCTGAGGGAAGCGTCCTGCGTCCCAGCAGGGTGTGAGTCGAGGTCGTCGAAACCGCCATCACGCACGAATCGCGGGCCGTCGGAACTGGGGCATACGGGTCCCCGGACCGCCCTCCTCACGCTTCCGGGCGCACGACGACAACCGGACACCTGGCATGCGCGGTGACGTGCCGGCTGACGGACCCCAGCAGAGCTCGGGCGAACCCGCCGCGCCCCCTGCTGCCCACCACCAACGCCTCAGCCCCCTCGGCGGCCGTCAGAAGCACCTCGACGGTGTTACCACGGACCACAAGCGCCCTGACCGAGGCAGCTTCCTCGGCTCCCAGCGCCTCGCTCAACTCCTGGCTCAGCCATTGCCGGGCGACGGCCTCGTCGAAGTCGGCGTCCACGGCCAGAGCCGACCAGCCGTACGCGCCGGGCAGATCCCACGCCGCCACCACGTCCACGGTTCCGCCGATCAGTCCGGCGTACCGCACGGCCCAGCGCAGCGCCGCGTGCGAGGACGACGAACCGTCGACGCCGACCACGACACGCGGCCTGGAAGTGTCCGTGCCCATACGTCTCACCTCTCGTGCGGTCCTCTCGCCGGCCACGCCGAATGCCGTCCTTCACCTCCACGCTGCGCGACTCCGTGGTGGCGCGCCAGGGAAGGACGGCCAAGCGGGCCGTGTGAGCCGTGCAGCGAGCCGATCGGCCCTTGGCGTTCTGGTAGACCGCCCCCACCGCCCTACGCATGCTCGAGCGGGCCGCGCCCTGGCGGGTCCCCTACGACCTGCCGCGCTCGTACCCCGAGGTGGTGCTGTGGTGCCGGGACGTGCTGGGGCTTCCGGCACACGGCAACTGGTGGCAGATCGAGACGGGTTGCGTCGTCATCACCAACCTGGTGGCCTGTCCGGTCAAGCCGTCGAGGAGTCCGGCAAGGGGGAGGGGAACTGGCGCTGCAGCCGGCTGGCCGTCGATGTTCCGCGGCTATCTGCACGACGAGGCCCGTTACGCGGCCTGATCGCCGGCGGCAAGTACAGCTCGCAGTTCTGCCGTCCCCGGCGCCAGTCCCAATGCGGCCGCGCCGCGCGGCGTGCCGTTGCTCCGGGTACATCATGAAGGAAGGTACGCGGCGAACAGTGCGACGAGCCGGCGGGAGCCCGGGGATGGCGCGTGGACGGTTGCAGATCTACCTGGGGGCAGCCCCCGGTGTGGGCAAGACGTACGCCATGCTCGAAGAGGGTCAGCGCCTGCGCGCTTCCGGCACCGATGTGGTCGCGGGTTTCGTCGAGCCACACGGGCGGCGACCGACCGCCGCCATGGCCGAAGGCCTGGAGACGGTGCCGCGGCGCACGGTGACCCACCGGGGAGCGGACTTCACCGAGATGGACCTCGACGCGGTGCTGGCCCGCCGTTCCCAGGTCGCGCTGGTGGACGAGTTCGCCCACACCAATGCCCCCGGCACCCGCAACGCCAAGCGGTGGCAGGACGTGGAGGAGCTGCTGGACGCCGGAATCGACGTCGTCACCACGCTCAACGTCCAGCACCTGGAGTCCCTGAACGACGTCGTCCGGCAGATCACGGGAGTGCGCCAGCGCGAGACGCTGCCCGACGAGGTGGCCCGCCGAGCCGATCAGATCGAGCTGGTCGACCTGCCGCCCGAAGTGCTGCGCCGACGCCTGGCGCACGGCGACATCTATCCGCCGGACCGGATCGAGGCGGCTCTCACCCACTACTTCCGGGTGGGTAATCTCATCGCGCTGCGCGAGCTGGCGCTGCTGTGGCTCGCCGACCGGGTGGAGGAGGGACTGCAGCGCTACCGCGCCGAGCACGGCATTGCCATCCCCTGGGAAACCCGTGAGCGGATCATGGTGGGGCTGACCGGCGGCCTGGAGGGCGAGACGCTGATCCGACGGGCCGCCCGGATCGCCGCGCGTACGCCGGGCAGCGAACTACTGGCGCTGCACGTCGTGCCTGCCGACGGGCTCACTCACGCCGATCCGGCGGCCCTCGCGGCCCAGCGCACCCTGGTGGAGTCACTGGGCGGCACCTACCACCAGACGACGGGCGAGTCGGTGGTCGAGGCGCTGCTGCAGTTCGCTCAGGCCGAGAACGTCACCCAGATCGTGCTCGGAGCCAGCCGCCGCGGCCGACTGTCAATGCTGCTGGACGCCGGGGTGGGGCATCGCACGATCCGCGGCTCCGGCCCCATCGACGTCCATGTGATCACCCACGAGGCGGCCGCCGGCTCCGCCTTCACGACGCGGCTGCCGCGCCGCGGCCGCGGTATCGGACCACGGCGGTTCTGGTCAGCGGCGGTGGGGGCCGCACTGCTGCTGACCGTGCTGACCTTGCTCCTCACCGCGCCGGTCCCCCGGCTCGGCCTGTCCGGGGTACTGCTGGTCTACCTGCTCGCCGCCGTGGGCACCGCCCTGGCCGGCGGGCTGGTTCCGGCGCTGGCAGCGGCCCTCGCGGCGGCGCTGCTCGCCGACTACTACTTCACCGCGCCCCTTCACTCGCTGCGGGTCGAACACGGCGGCGACGCCCTGGCACTGGCGGGCTTCGTCATCGCGGCCACCCTGGTGGGAGCCGCCGTCGACGCGGCCGCCCGGCACACCCGCCAGGCCGTACACGCGACGTGGGAGGCACGGGTGTTGAACCGGCTGGCAACGGCCATGATGCACGGCCAGGACCTGCCGAGCCTCGTCGAACAGGTACGGGAGAGCTTTGGGCTGACCGGCGTCAGCCTTCTCGAACGCGCACCCGAGGCAGCACCGGGGCCACGCTGGTACGTGGTCGCCAGCGCCGGTGCACACCCACCGGAGCAGCCGTACGAAGCCGACGTCGAAAGTCCGGTCAGTGACACCCTCACGCTGGCGGCCCGAGGTGTCCTGGCCAACTACGACCAGCGGATCCTCGGCGCGTGCGCGGCCCAACTCGGCATGGCCCACCTGCACGGCAGGCTCGCTCGGCACGCCGCCGAGACGGACACCTTCGCCGACGCCGAGCGCACGCGCGCCTCTCTGATCCGGGCAGCCGACCGCGACCTGCGGGAGCGGTTGTGCGCGGCGGAGGAAGCCCTCGCCCGCCAGGACATGGGCACGGCCCGCACGTCGGTCCACCGCGCCGCACAGGTCGTCGCCGACCTCGCCGACCTCGACCGGCTGCAGGGCGGGGCTCTCGACCTCTACCTGCGCCCCGTCGGCCTCGACGAGCTACTGACCGCCGTACTGGACGATCTGGGCCCCGGCGGCCGCACCATCCAGGTCCGGCTACCGGAGCATGCGCCCGATGTGATCGCTGACGGCGCCCTGCTCACCCGGGTCCTGACCGCCCTCGCAGCCGACGCCCTGATCCACTGCCCGGCTGGGCGGCCGCCGACGCTGACCGCTGAAGCCTTTGACGGCAGGCTTCGCATCCGACTCGCGGGCGGCGCCGACGGCGCCCAGCGTGCCGACAGCCTGACGCTGCGGCTCTCCCGGGACCTCACCGAGGCGATGGGCGGCACGCTCGAGCCGACGTACGACGACGGACGGTTGTTCTCGGTGACACTCACTCTTCCGGCGGCGGCCATACGCTCCTGACCCCACCGCGGGCAGTCGCCCGACCACAGTCAGTAGGCCGTACTCGCCGCGCTGGGGTGGTTGTTGAGGAAGAGCTCCGACGGTCAACCAAGCACCGTAGACGCCAACGGGTTGTCCATGCGTCGGCACGACGGGGCCACCGAGCCGACTGCGGCGCCATCGAAGCCGCCCGGCACGTGTCCCGACGACGAGGAGCACCGCATCGCGTGCCGTTTCGACGCCCCGTCGAAGTGGCGGTCCGAGGCTGCCACAGGCATGGTGAGAAGGGGATGCCAAGCGTGACCAGGCAGGTACGTGATGAGTGACGAAGCGACGTCAGTTCCGCGGATTGTGGTAGGTGTCGACGGCTCTGAACCCTCGAAGGCAGCCCTTCGGTGGGCAGTCAGCCAGGCAAAGCTGACGGGGGGCGTGGTCGACGCGATCATTGCCTGGGAGTTCCCGACGGCCTGGTTCGGCCTGGCCCCACCTACAGACACGGATCCGACTGACTACCAGAAGCAGACACGCAAGATCCTCGACCAGGCGATCGACGAGGCCCTCGGCCCGGGCCCGGGACGGCCCGTCGACCTCCGCCCTTTCGCAGCCCACGGACACCCAGCCGCCGTCCTGCTTGATGCCGCCGAGGGAGCACAGCTGCTGGTCGTAGGCAACCGAGGGTACGGCGGATTCAGCGAGGCACTGCTGGGGTCGGTGGGCCAGCACTGCGTGCAGCACGCCCCATGCCCCGTCGTCGTAGTCCGCGGTTCCGGCCACGGAGCCTGAACAGCGCGGCGGCGTACGTGACTACGACGGCTGAATCCAGGGGCCTGGTCAGGCCACGGTGATGGTGTCGTCGAGGTAGACGTCCTGGAGGCGTGGAGCAGCTCGATGCCTTCGCCGGTGGGTCGCTGGAAAGCTTTTTCGGTGATGAGGCCGGTACCTCCCGCTTGCTGATCACTGCCGTCCGTACGACTTGCGCGAGGTCTCCCTGGCCTGCCGATTCCCCGTGACTCCTGCGAGCTTGGGTGAGCACTGACCGATGGCCCCATCAGGGCCATTCGACCCCTGCCGCCCAGGAACGAACGGGTTGACGCTCGTAGATGGGGTTCATGCCAACCGAAGGGCGTGGGACTGGTGATCACACGAGTGCGGATGCCGCACCGGCACCTGACGCCACCCGCCAAGGCGGGGCCGTCTCGTGAACCATCCACACCTCCGTCCCGGCAACCTCAGCCGGTCGGCGGACGGTGGATCTTCTGGTGGATACTTACGACGCTCGTCATCGTCCTGCTGCTCTCTCGCGCCCGCACTGGACCACACACGACATCACTGTCCTACACCGCCTTCGTCGGGAAGGTCGGCGCCAGCCAGGTGCAGATGGTAGACATCAATGACAAAGGCGCGGTCAGCGGCACTCTGCAGGACGGGACGAAGTTCACTACACAGATCCCCACCGCGCTGGGCACCGGGGCCCAGCTTCAGCAGCAGATGACCTCGCACCACGTGCGAATCACAGCCAGCCAGAGCAGCAGTGGCGGCCCGGCCTGGTTGTCCGTGCTCTTCACGTTCCTGCCGTTCCTGCTGCTGATCGGCTTCTTCGTGTGGATGGGACGCCGTGCCGCAGGATCGGTGACCGGCGGGCTGAGTGCCATCGGACGCTCGCGCGCAAAGATCATCGAGGCGGAGCGGCCCACGACCGGCTTCGACGACATCGCCGGCTACGACGGCGTCAAGCAGGAGATCAGCGAGGTCGTCGACTTCCTGCGCAATCCCGCCCGATACACCGCCGCGGGTGCCAAGGGACCCCGGGGCGTGATCATGGTCGGGCCTCCCGGGACCGGCAAGACACTCTTCGCGCGGGCGGTCGCCGGCGAGGCTGAAGTGCCCTTCCTGTCGATGACCGGCTCCGCATTCGTGGAGATGTTCGTGGGGGTCGGTGCCTCCCGGGTACGCGACCTGTTCGACGAAGCCCGCAAACGCGCCCCGTCGATCATCTTCATCGACGAGATCGACGCACTCGGGTCACGTCGCGCCGTCGGGGCACGTCTGGGCGGCAACGACGAGCGCGAGCAGACCCTCAACCAGCTGCTGGCCGAGATGGACGGCTTCGACCAATCCAGCGGCATCGTCGTCCTCGCCGCCACCAACCGGCCCGATGCCCTCGACCCGGCCCTGCTGCGCCCCGGACGCTTCGACCGCCAGGTCACCGTGCCGCTGCCCAATCAGGCCGAGCGGACCGCAATCCTCGCCGTCCACGCCCGCGACAAGATCCTGGCACCCGACGTCGACCTCGGCGCCGTGGCGCGCGCCACACCCGGGTTCTCAGGCGCGGATCTCGCCAACCTGGTCAACGAAGGCGCCATCAACGCCGTGCGGAACAATCGCACCCGGGTCGAGCCGCACGACCTGGATGCCGCCCGCGATCGTGTGCTGCTGGGGCGCCGGGAGTCCTCCAACGCGCTGCTGCCCGAGGAACGCCGCTCCGTCGCGGTCCACGAATCGGGCCATGCCCTGGTCGCGGCACTGTGCGAGCACGCCGACCCGGTGGCCAAGGTCACCATCCTGCCGGCCGGCGTCACCCTCGGCGTCACCGAGCAACTTCCCGAGGCGGAACGCCACCTGTACAGCGAGAGCTACATGACCGACCTCCTGGCGGTGCGCCTGGGCGGGCGGGCAGCCGAACTGGTCGCCTTCGGCGAGGGATCGACGGGGGCCGCCAACGACCTGGCCGGAGCCACCCAGATCGCCACCCGCATGGTCCGCGAATTCGGCCTCTCCCCCGAACTCGGCCCCATCGGCTACGCCTCCGCCCACCCGCACTCCCTCGGTGAGACCACCGAGGAGCCCGGCCGGCCACCGTACTCGGAGCAGACCCAGCGCATCGTCGACGAGGAGGTTGCCCGGCTGCTGGGCCAAGCCGAACAACGCGCGATCACGCTGCTGCGCGGCCACCGGGCCGCCCTCGAACACCTGGCCGAACGACTGGTCGCCCACGAGACCATCGACGGCTCCGTCGTCCTCGACGTCCTGCGCCAAGAACGCAGCGAGGCCGACGGACGAGGCGGTGACCTGGCCGTCAACACGTCCTAGCTCACGACGATCCGGGTTATCGCGTCATCGACGGTGTACTTGGATTCCTGCATGGCGTCCCCCATGAATCAGGAGTCGGTCACCACCGGGTCGGAGTCGGTGATGACGGCGCTCCGCCCGGTACCCGGGCGTCGCGTCCACCCCGTAGCCGGTTCTGAAACTGCCGGCGTGCGCAGCGCGTAGCGCCGTCGCCGTCCCGATCTTCATCGTCGGTCGGCTGCGACCTCCGGAGGAGGGCCGTCAGTCCCAGCCGCCACGGTGAACGGCCCTAATTCGAACCGTTGCCCACCGGCCGGTGGGTCTGCGGCATGGTGGCTCGGTTCCTCTCCCCGTCCGTGCAGCCGGTCGTCGCCCATACCGTGCGGGGCCTGGCCCTCGGGCCGAACACGCGAGTCGTCCAGTCGTAGCGGCGCACCAGCCGCCCGGTCTCCGTCACGCAGTCCTCCGCAGCCGACGGACCTGCGCGAAGCCCGCCTCCCATCGTGCCGACAGCGCGCACCGCGTACCTTGTTCGTCCACATCGCAGCCACGCGGCCAGGTGCCGACACGAAGGACATCGCCCACGGCAGCCCCTGCCCGTCCCAGGTGGGAGAGACGGCGGTCCTCCGGTATGCGGCGCATCACCACGAGCGGTTCAGGCGCCTCCGCTCGAGTTGCGGAACTCGACCAGGTCCTTCTTGAGCTTCCAGACCCGGTCGCCTACGAAGAACGGCGTCGCGGTACGGGTCCACACCCGGCCCGCCACGCGCGAAGGCTGGGCTCAGCCATGCGGAACGACGGCGACAGGGCAGCGTCCGTGATGAATGGCGGCCTGCGCCACAGGCTCGAGACGGGGCACCAGGCCGGCACGATGCCGACGCCGGCCCAAGACCAGCACAGCAGCTCCTTCGCCGGCCTCTACGACGGCCTTGGCGGGACTGTCGAGACGGATGCTGTCGGCCACGTCCACCTGTGGGTACTTCGTCCGCCACGCGTGCAGCTCTCCGCTCAGCTGCTCATGCGCATCCCGCGTCATTTCCTCGCTGATGTGGTGGTCAACTCCCCAGGGCACACGTGCGTGGAGCGGCACGCTGCGACCGTGGACGGCAAGGAGAGGGACGCCTCTGGCCGCTGCGGTGTGGAAGGCGAAGTCGAGCAGGTCGTCTGAGGATCCGTGCAGTTTCAGGGCCACAACGACACGGCTCGCCGACGTCGGTTGTCTCCGCTCCGGAGGCTCGGCGCGCACCAGCACCACGGGCCGCTCGGCCCGCGCCACGACAGGCATGCTGACGTCCCCCAGGAAGTAGCTCTCAACAGGCTCGATCCCCCGGGAACCGAGGACGATCATCTCCGACTCCGAGGCCGCTTGGAGCAGAGCGTGCTGGGCATCGTCAGCGACCAGGTTCCCGACCACGGACAGGCCCGGATGGCGTGCTTGCAGCTCCGCCTGCGCGGTACGGACGAGGCGCTTCGCCCAGTAGTTCTGATCGACTTCGGCGGGGATCCGCGTTGGTTCCGGCGCCAGCAGCGGCCACGCGTGCAGCAGCCGCAGCGTGAGCTTGCGTCTCACTGCTTCGTCCGCGGCCCAGCGGGCAGCGGCCAGACTCTCGGGCGAACCGTCGAGGCCCACGGTGACGACTGGTGGCATGGCGGCGGCCTCCGTCTCGTATGAAGCTGGAGAGGACGGTGGACGTTCGACCGAGTGTGCGGTCGGGACGTCGCCTGCATACCGGGCGCGATGAGCTTCTCCCGTTCGAGGATCCCCCGGCCCCGACCGCGGCGCATGCGGACCCGCGGAGGAGCGATCGGAGCCGTGGAATCCGCCACGAGAGGAGAAGGGCCCGGTGAGGATTCCCCTGGTGGTCGGCGTCGACGGCTCCAAGGCGAGCCTGGAGGCAGTCGGCTGGGCGGCCGACGAGGCGGCCCGGCACGGGATCCCGCTCCATCTCCTGCACGCGGCGGCCGGTGAGCAGGAAGCGTCCGACGTGATCAGGGCTGCCTCGGCGCGTGCCAGGCAGGATGCTCCCGCGGTGCCGTTGTCCAGCGAGATCTCACACGCGGACGCGGCCTCCGCACTGGTCGACAAGGGACGCAATGCCTTCGCGCTGGTGCTGGGGCCCAGGGGGCACGGGGACCTTTCCGGCATGCTCCTGGGATCGGTCAGCCTCGCCGTGGCAGCGCATGCCGACTGCCCGGTCGTCGTCGTCCGCGGCAGCCCGGAGCATCGCGCCGCCCGGTTCGGGAATGTCGTCGTGGGAGTCGAGGACGGGGAGGGCAGCGGCACGGCGCTGGACTTCGCGCTGCGCGAGGCCCATGTGCGGTGCTGTCGACTTGTGGCGGTACACGCCTGGAGCGCACCGTCCGGTGCCTGTACGACACCGCGAGCCCCGTCGTGGTTTCTGGAAGCCCACCGGCGTCCGCCGGCGCAGGTGCTCGACGACGCCCTGCGCCGCCCTGCCGAAAGGTATCGGAACGCCTCGGTGAGCCGGCAATTGATGGAGAAACCGGCGCGCCGTGCCCTGTTGGAGGCCGCGTCGACGGCGGATCTGCTGGTCGTGGGCGCCCGGCGCCGACTTGGGCATTCGGGCTTGCAGCTGGGCCTGATCAATCACGCGCTGCTGCATCACGCGCCGTGTCCCGTCGCCGTCGTGCCGCAAAGATGACCAGCGGCCTGCTGCTGGAGGCCGACCACCTGTTTCTTCACCTCAGGTGCCGGTGGGTGCGTCGCCGGGGCCGTTCGTGCGGTGGGCAAGGTTCCCGGAGACCGACACGACGCCGTCGACGCCACGGCACAACTGCTCGATGACGGGAATCAGACTCCGGGACTCCACGGTGCCGGCGAGGGTGACCCGCCCGTCGCGCACTTCCGCGGTCACGTCCCGTGGATCGAGCCCCAGGGTGCGCCGCAGCAGATCTCCGATGATCTCGTCGCAAATGGCCTCGTCGCGACGTAGGAAGATCCGCAGCAGGTCACCACGGCTGACGATGCCCAGGAGCCGGTCCGCCTCGTCCACCACAGGAAGCCGTTTGACGTGCTGGGTCTCCATGAGGCGGGCGGCCTCGACCACGGTCCACTCCGGCCGCGCGCACACCGCGGGAGCGGACATCAGTTCCTCGGCCCGCGAACCCTCGGCCTTGGCCCGCTCCCAGGCCTCCAAGTGCGGGATCGGAGTCCTCCCCGATGGGTCGGCCTGGTCGGTGGTCTTCCGCAGCAGGTCGGCCTCGGACACCACACCCATCGGGCGGTCCAGCTCGTCCACGACGGGCACGGCGGTGACGTCGTTCTCCTCCAGCAACCTGACGAGCTCCTTGAACGGCGTGTCACGCCGCGCCCGGACGACATCGCGGGTCATGAGTTCCTCGACCGTTCG of the Streptomyces sp. NBC_01788 genome contains:
- a CDS encoding transposase family protein, which gives rise to MVTYVATLDVPRHVVDHLSRLLAAHRRRIGTPRGSRALGPFRQAVLVLRWFRERGCVHCLARDAGISQATGYRYLHEGIGVLADQAPDLHEVLDRCRREGMTHVILDGTLIETDRLAGVRDNGNDLWFSQKHKAFGGNVQFLSAPDGTPLWVSDVEPGSTPDITAARIHALPALYKAAADGLPTLADKGYIGAGIGVRVPVRRPKGQSEQALHTDTRTTNSLIRGIRALGERAAAELKQRWRTLQYITLSPSKIGDIARAALALNRIWK
- a CDS encoding DUF1540 domain-containing protein, yielding MPYINECAVEACSYNVGSACHALAITIGDPPHAQCDTYFITSFKGGDPAGTGQVGACKMTDCRHNIRLECQAPGITVGSVRRVADCLTYSPR
- a CDS encoding universal stress protein is translated as MGTDTSRPRVVVGVDGSSSSHAALRWAVRYAGLIGGTVDVVAAWDLPGAYGWSALAVDADFDEAVARQWLSQELSEALGAEEAASVRALVVRGNTVEVLLTAAEGAEALVVGSRGRGGFARALLGSVSRHVTAHARCPVVVVRPEA
- a CDS encoding sensor histidine kinase, translating into MARGRLQIYLGAAPGVGKTYAMLEEGQRLRASGTDVVAGFVEPHGRRPTAAMAEGLETVPRRTVTHRGADFTEMDLDAVLARRSQVALVDEFAHTNAPGTRNAKRWQDVEELLDAGIDVVTTLNVQHLESLNDVVRQITGVRQRETLPDEVARRADQIELVDLPPEVLRRRLAHGDIYPPDRIEAALTHYFRVGNLIALRELALLWLADRVEEGLQRYRAEHGIAIPWETRERIMVGLTGGLEGETLIRRAARIAARTPGSELLALHVVPADGLTHADPAALAAQRTLVESLGGTYHQTTGESVVEALLQFAQAENVTQIVLGASRRGRLSMLLDAGVGHRTIRGSGPIDVHVITHEAAAGSAFTTRLPRRGRGIGPRRFWSAAVGAALLLTVLTLLLTAPVPRLGLSGVLLVYLLAAVGTALAGGLVPALAAALAAALLADYYFTAPLHSLRVEHGGDALALAGFVIAATLVGAAVDAAARHTRQAVHATWEARVLNRLATAMMHGQDLPSLVEQVRESFGLTGVSLLERAPEAAPGPRWYVVASAGAHPPEQPYEADVESPVSDTLTLAARGVLANYDQRILGACAAQLGMAHLHGRLARHAAETDTFADAERTRASLIRAADRDLRERLCAAEEALARQDMGTARTSVHRAAQVVADLADLDRLQGGALDLYLRPVGLDELLTAVLDDLGPGGRTIQVRLPEHAPDVIADGALLTRVLTALAADALIHCPAGRPPTLTAEAFDGRLRIRLAGGADGAQRADSLTLRLSRDLTEAMGGTLEPTYDDGRLFSVTLTLPAAAIRS
- a CDS encoding universal stress protein; its protein translation is MSDEATSVPRIVVGVDGSEPSKAALRWAVSQAKLTGGVVDAIIAWEFPTAWFGLAPPTDTDPTDYQKQTRKILDQAIDEALGPGPGRPVDLRPFAAHGHPAAVLLDAAEGAQLLVVGNRGYGGFSEALLGSVGQHCVQHAPCPVVVVRGSGHGA
- the ftsH gene encoding ATP-dependent zinc metalloprotease FtsH, whose translation is MPHRHLTPPAKAGPSREPSTPPSRQPQPVGGRWIFWWILTTLVIVLLLSRARTGPHTTSLSYTAFVGKVGASQVQMVDINDKGAVSGTLQDGTKFTTQIPTALGTGAQLQQQMTSHHVRITASQSSSGGPAWLSVLFTFLPFLLLIGFFVWMGRRAAGSVTGGLSAIGRSRAKIIEAERPTTGFDDIAGYDGVKQEISEVVDFLRNPARYTAAGAKGPRGVIMVGPPGTGKTLFARAVAGEAEVPFLSMTGSAFVEMFVGVGASRVRDLFDEARKRAPSIIFIDEIDALGSRRAVGARLGGNDEREQTLNQLLAEMDGFDQSSGIVVLAATNRPDALDPALLRPGRFDRQVTVPLPNQAERTAILAVHARDKILAPDVDLGAVARATPGFSGADLANLVNEGAINAVRNNRTRVEPHDLDAARDRVLLGRRESSNALLPEERRSVAVHESGHALVAALCEHADPVAKVTILPAGVTLGVTEQLPEAERHLYSESYMTDLLAVRLGGRAAELVAFGEGSTGAANDLAGATQIATRMVREFGLSPELGPIGYASAHPHSLGETTEEPGRPPYSEQTQRIVDEEVARLLGQAEQRAITLLRGHRAALEHLAERLVAHETIDGSVVLDVLRQERSEADGRGGDLAVNTS
- a CDS encoding universal stress protein; the protein is MPPVVTVGLDGSPESLAAARWAADEAVRRKLTLRLLHAWPLLAPEPTRIPAEVDQNYWAKRLVRTAQAELQARHPGLSVVGNLVADDAQHALLQAASESEMIVLGSRGIEPVESYFLGDVSMPVVARAERPVVLVRAEPPERRQPTSASRVVVALKLHGSSDDLLDFAFHTAAARGVPLLAVHGRSVPLHARVPWGVDHHISEEMTRDAHEQLSGELHAWRTKYPQVDVADSIRLDSPAKAVVEAGEGAAVLVLGRRRHRAGLVPRLEPVAQAAIHHGRCPVAVVPHG
- a CDS encoding universal stress protein; this encodes MRIPLVVGVDGSKASLEAVGWAADEAARHGIPLHLLHAAAGEQEASDVIRAASARARQDAPAVPLSSEISHADAASALVDKGRNAFALVLGPRGHGDLSGMLLGSVSLAVAAHADCPVVVVRGSPEHRAARFGNVVVGVEDGEGSGTALDFALREAHVRCCRLVAVHAWSAPSGACTTPRAPSWFLEAHRRPPAQVLDDALRRPAERYRNASVSRQLMEKPARRALLEAASTADLLVVGARRRLGHSGLQLGLINHALLHHAPCPVAVVPQR
- a CDS encoding CBS domain-containing protein codes for the protein MHHRTVEELMTRDVVRARRDTPFKELVRLLEENDVTAVPVVDELDRPMGVVSEADLLRKTTDQADPSGRTPIPHLEAWERAKAEGSRAEELMSAPAVCARPEWTVVEAARLMETQHVKRLPVVDEADRLLGIVSRGDLLRIFLRRDEAICDEIIGDLLRRTLGLDPRDVTAEVRDGRVTLAGTVESRSLIPVIEQLCRGVDGVVSVSGNLAHRTNGPGDAPTGT